The Glycine soja cultivar W05 chromosome 6, ASM419377v2, whole genome shotgun sequence genome has a window encoding:
- the LOC114416060 gene encoding uncharacterized protein LOC114416060, giving the protein MAEESRRVTLEDYSNAIRLSLFSFSLAGEAKRWLHSFKGNSLKSWDEVVEKFLKKYFPESKIAEDGLRPQSKQLLDASAGGKIKMKTPEEAMDLIKSMAASDIAILRDRAHIPTKKSLLELTSQDALLAQNKLLSKQLEVPECTICGGAHESGCCIPNEEQIAHKANYMGNQPRGNFNTSGFPGFQNNQQYQQ; this is encoded by the exons ATGGCTGAAGAGTCAAGAAGAGTAACCCtggaggattattcaa ATGCAATCAGGTTGAGTctattctcattttctttagCTGGAGAAGCTAAGAGATGGCTTCATTCTTTCAAAGGAAACAGTCTAAAGTCATGGGATGAAGTAGTGGAAAAGTTCTTGAAGAAGTACTTCCCTGAATCGAAGATTGCAGAAG ATGGGTTGAGACCACAATCTAAGCAGCTCTTGGATGCTTCAGCTGGGGGTAAGATCAAAATGAAGACCCCTGAGGAAGCAATGGACTTAATTAAAAGCATGGCTGCTAGTGACATTGCCATTCTGAGAGACCGAGCCCACATTCCTACTAAGAAGAGCTTATTGGAGCTAACCTCACAGGATGCTctgttggcacaaaacaagttgctATCCAAGCAACTAGAG gtccCAGAATGTACAATTTGTGgtggagctcatgaatctggatgtTGTATTCCTAATGAAGAGCAAATTGCACATAAGGCTAATTATATGGGGAATCAGCCCAGAGGCAATTTCAATACAAGTGGATTTCCAGGATTTCAGAACAACCAGCAGTATCAACAGTAG
- the LOC114416059 gene encoding protein MAIN-LIKE 1-like — protein sequence MVKIRGLGHALGRVVARGLGRGGDGDDTDGAPQNEPIVDVVAGAETNTQDTDAQDIGDEPEGFPGGPRDPSVLTEYADHVAASVWSRQERPELKLSFRGRKVHLLGKPIPTIEPLRTDEAVLLLVELLVVSPEVSIAETGQCGEPYALRDLTLAGRYAWGAIGLVHMYDQLNDASLSTSRQLAGYITLLQCWIYEHFLSAAECNADSDYDEVSPRACRWITTKKTVKKVSTATYRQRLDRLRIPDVCWMPYSEHRPVEDFHPISCFSRQVHWGPVVVRYRPERVVRQFGYFQCIHAHHIHPWVSYDDIDDTWTHYLDHLVAAGDLCVVSGQCAPDYIDWFFCISHPFMIVA from the exons atggttaaGATTAGAGGATTAGGTCATGCATTAGGTAGGGTTGTTGCCAGAGGTCTGGGGAGAGGAGGGGATGGTGATGATACTGATGGTGCTCCCCA GAATGAGCCCATAGTAGATGTTGTCGCCGGTGCAGAGACTAACACACAGGATACCGATGCACAGGATATTGGGGATGAGCCGGAGGGATTTCCTGGTGGACCCAGGGACCCATCAGTGCTTACAGAGTATGCTGACCATGTTGCGGCCAGCGTATGGTCTAGACAG GAACGTCCTGAGTTGAAGTTATCCTTCCGTGGGAGAAAGGTGCATCTCTTAGGCAAGCCTATTCCTACAATTGAG CCTCTACGCACCGACGAGGCGGTGCTGCTCTTGGTTGAGTTACTTGTGGTCTCACCAGAGGTGTCCATCGCCGAGACAGGCCAATGTGGCGAACCATAC GCCCTGCGTGACCTCACTCTTGCTGGGCGGTATGCATGGGGAGCTATTGGGCTCGTCCATATGTACGATCAGCTTAATGATGCCAGTCTCAGCACCAGCCGACAGCTTGCTGGTTACATCACCTTGTTACAG TGTTGGATATACGAGCACTTTCTGTCAGCTGCGGAGTGCAATGCTGATTCGGACTATGATGAGGTTTCACCACGTGCGTGTCGGTGGATTACGACAAAGAAGACTGTGAAGAAGGTGTCTACAGCTACGTACAGGCAGCGCCTGGATCGTCTACGGATCCCAGATGTCTGCTGGATGCCATATTCAGAGCACCGACCTGTGGAAGACTTTCATCCGATTTCGTGTTTCTCTAGACAGGTCCATTGGGGGCCTGTTGTTGTCAGATATAGACCGGAGAGGGTTGTGCGCCAGTTCGGCTACTTCCAGTGCATTCATGCACACCATATCCATCCATGGGTGTCATATGATGACATAGACGATACATGGACGCACTACTTAGACCATCTGGTAGCAGCAGGTGATCTATGTGTTGTGTCAGGTCAGTGTGCGCCAGACTACATTGACTGGTTCTTCTGTATTTCTCATCCATTCATGATCGTGGCATAG